In Bordetella genomosp. 11, the sequence TTTCAGGACGATGCGCCGCGTGCCTTCGCGTGAGCCGGTGGCCGACAGATCGGGAATGGCCGAAAGCAGCGCCCGGGTGTAGGGATGCAGAGGCTGTTCGTATAAATCGTCGGTCAGGCCTTCTTCGACGATCTGGCCCAGGTACATCACGGCGACGCGATGCGATAGTCGCCGCACGACGCGCAGGTCATGGGAAATGAACAGATAGGCGATGCCGTGGTCGTGCTGGAGTTTTTCCAATAGGGTGACGACGGTGGCTTGTACGGAAACGTCCAGCGCCGATACCGGTTCGTCGCAGACGATCAGGCTGGGCTTGAGCGCCAGCGCCCGCGCGATGACGACGCGCTGTGCCTGTCCGCCGCTGACCTGGTGGGGAAAGCGGTCGCGCAGGGATGCGGGCAAGGACACCGCGTGCATCAATGCGTCCACCGCGGCATCGCGTTCCGCGACGGGGCCGATGGCGTGCAGGTCCAGCGGTTCCCGTATCTGCCGGCCTATCGGCAGGCGCGGGTCCAGCGCGGACAGCGGGTTCTGGAAGATGAT encodes:
- a CDS encoding ABC transporter ATP-binding protein — protein: MTASTSPAPLLEVRELRRYFGGGRTLWRHAPRIHAVEDVSFHVRTGETLGLVGESGCGKSTTGRMIVGLERPTRGAIRFRGQDLSALTEAQWRGRRRDVQIIFQNPLSALDPRLPIGRQIREPLDLHAIGPVAERDAAVDALMHAVSLPASLRDRFPHQVSGGQAQRVVIARALALKPSLIVCDEPVSALDVSVQATVVTLLEKLQHDHGIAYLFISHDLRVVRRLSHRVAVMYLGQIVEEGLTDDLYEQPLHPYTRALLSAIPDLSATGSREGTRRIVLKGDPPSPARPPGGCRFHTRCPHARDRCSTEMPALRTIEGGHAVRCHFAGQLDI